TTACTAAACGAGATTTTGATCTTTAGTGATATCATTTGTTAATAAAATCCCTATAAATACTGCAGAAAAAGGGGATATTACCACTCAATAAAGAAAAATATTAAATATCAATAGGATTTAGGCTGCGCTATAATTAGCTAGGAATCAAAGGCGCAATTACTGGGAATCGCCCAGAAAAAACGCCTAGGCGCCAAAAGCGCACGCTTTTGATAACTATGGACAGAACAACACAAGACTTGTGCATATTTTTGTAAACAAGTCCCCAAACTTTTTTTATGGATAAATCCTTTTTACTTACCAAGTCCATGACAGCAATAATAAGCTAGTTAGTTATGAATAATCAAAGGAAGGTAAGTGAAGTGACCTTGGCTTGCTGATATTTCTGCAGCATGCGACGGTATTGTTGTCTTGCCGGTGATGAGTTCACCATAGAGACCACTCTTGACACAGCCTCACTGAGAGCCACATCAACCTTTTGCTTCCTAAATATCTTCATAATATCTTCTTCATTTTCACTCTCATCAACACAATCCAAATGGAATCCTCTTAGGCCAACTCCTTTCCTGTGCCATCTTAACACAATTTTCTCCACTATACCAACCGCCCAACAAATTATTTCATAGTTTTTCCTCGCCTGATGACCTCTTACATGAGCCTGCCAATCATAATCATAAGACAAGGGTCGGTTACAAGTCAAGCCAGTGTGTGTATATGCGTTTAAGCCAGGAGAGAGATAAAAACAAACCTGTATCTTGACTACTTTCTTGCGAAATGCAAGGTAATCCTTGCGCCCTTTCCAACCTCTATACTTTTTCTGGATACACAAAGCTGCATTATGATCACGTGCATTTCCAAAAATAACCTTGGAAGCTGCTGAAAGCCCCTCAATATCACTTTCACATATACCATACTCATCATATCCactagcagcagcagcagcttcctgttgttgttttctttttctaaaaGAATGTGCCCTGAAAGCAGCTTGTATACGTGAAGCAGCTTGAGCTGCATTCCTAACAGCAGCCATGGTCTCCTTGAAAGACAACCGATCTGTGTTTACAAAATTAGGGTTTGAGATGCTGTTTACTGTTCTTTCGGCTTCCACATCAGCACAACATTTAGATAGTTCACTTTCTTTCAATGTCAGGGATGAAAGATGGGTGGTTAACGCCACCTCAGCAAGATAGCCTGCAAGACCATTGTGTCCATATGTGGCAGCTATAGATGCTGCTGTTTTTCCGCTTGGATCTTGCTGACTGGGATCTGTAACTGCTCCAGCATATGCTCCCGAAGCTAGAAGCTCCGCTATCATTTTTTCCCTGTTACATTACAGCAAACAGAAATCAACTCTCCAATTGTATTTTTAAGATCCAGGTGAAGAAAAAACAGCTTACAAGTAAGCGATTCAAATGTCCAAACTGTATTTTTAAGCATGCATCCTAAATCACTTGATTTAAAAAGATAACATTGTTTGTTGAAATAATATAGTTTTTGTAATCATATATGACAAACCAATTAATTATATATTCTGGACAGTAAGTGTTTGGGTCAACAAAACCTGCCTGCTTTAAAGCATAGCACCTAAATGGCTAAATCAACTTATTCAAAAGACTAGATTTATTGTCGAAATAATATAATTTTCATACCAAGGCTGAagggtgtgggggtcatggttGGAACATGATTCGCCAcataggaacatgaatggaaggctacaccaccccctcCTTGATAACTCCATTTGATGACTTTGAgacaaaaatatattaaaaaataaaggggatagtggtttgggtcatgaccacacccttagggtaatggttttggatggtggattagaggtgggtTACATGGCGCCtatgtggagggtcatggtggtcatgaccACACACTTTAGCCTAATCATATATAAAAATCTAATATTTCAGACAACTGTTCAAGGTCTCAACCCATTTAGTTCAACACCAAATGATAACCCTTTTGACATGTTACCCAACCCGCCCATTTTTCCATCTCTAAAAATAAGCATGCACACACAGTTATCAACAAATTCAGATTATATATGTAGTGTGGTAAGCTTTAAATCTTTAATACACAAACCCAATACTAATAATTGACTAGAGTAAAAAAAAACCACCTAAAACCTAATTTTGGATGATGGGTTGGGCAGACATCATGATGTATGTTACATCTGAAAAAAAGGTGCAGACATCACTAGAAGACTTCAAGGTTTAGGAACATGTATGTGTTCGATTTCGATGTACCAGAGCCAACTCATAATTATGTGTTACGAGCTTACATGACACAATGGTTGTGGAGATACACTAGCAAAGGAAACAATCAAATTTTATTTAATCGTTTTCTGAACTATTGTTGACAAACTTTTGTTAAGTTACCCAGGATGCGACTGATAGGGATCCATAGAGTGGATCAAGCTCCAAGATAGATAACCCTTAAAGGGGGTCAAGCACTCAAGCTCCAAGAAATAGAATTGAGAAACACAAGACTTTTGGGACAATTTTCTTCTCTATTTTTTTATACAATGCGAACCAACTATTTAAAGACTTAAACAATGCAGTGAACTTGTAAACGTGCATGCAAAGAACTAGAAATAAACATGGCCACTACTTCCTAATTTCATGCAACTAATAATAAAAAATGCACACTACTCCACTAATCTAAATGCAGTTAGTCTACTTGATTGGGTCCATGGGTCACGATCTCCAGATCGGGTTGCTTTGCGGAATGTTGTCGGGTCGGCGGCATGGATCCGGGTCGTAACAGCGACACAAAGCAGAGAGATTATCAACCAAATCACATCAGGTCATTTTTCCAGAGCGTAAAAGTGAAAGTGCATTGGTATTCTATGCAAAATAAAAAGATATATAAAACTGACCGTAAAACATAAACGCAAGGGATGATGTATCTGGAAGCATTCAGTTTTTTTTCACAAAGAACACTAGGGatgtaaacgaatcgaacgaacacgacaaagccttgttcgtgttcattcgttaaGGATATAAtatgttcacgaacagttcatgaacacttatcgaacaagattttatgttcgtgtttgaTCATTAGGGAAAGAAACTTGTTTACGAACGGTgcacgaacacaaacaaacacagaTAAAATCAGCAAAGACGACGGTTGCTAGAGGTGGATGGTGAGAAGGAACGACACTAGACCTTGAAGCCCTAATCGTTGAAAGAGAGTCGATAATATTTTTCGATGTGAATAATGAAAAAGAAAGTAGAACGGTTCATAAACAAGGTGAAGATAGGCTTTTCCTATTTTATTTGTTGGGGTAATGAGATAAATAAGAGttaaagaatataaaaagttagataaaataaataaatgctaaaaaataTTTAATGAACAACACGAACATGAACGAAAGTTCACGAACACATTACCAAACATTCACAAACGCAATTGAACAAATGTAACatctgttcgtgttcgttcatttaactaaccgaacgaaattttttgctcatgttcgttcattaattaaacgaacgaacgtaaacgaacttcccgctgaacggttcacgaactgttcgttgaacattcggttcgtttacagccctaaagaCCACCTCTATATTGAAACTACTTTACAGGCACAAGTGTATATTCAGTTACGTTAACCAATTCCAGCTATAAACATGCAGGAATACTGTAAACTGACAAAAAAAATCTAACATCGAATTGTAGCTTATTGTTAACTTGATACAAGGGTATGTTTGTCTTGTCAAATTTTAAGGCATTAAGTAGATCCAATACAGCGGTGGCCCGCACATGCATtatcccaaaatataaatataaagatTACCTTCCAAAACGTGCAGCCCAATGAAGAGCAGTCCAGCCATTGACATCACGAAAATTTATACCAACTCCAGATTTAAGTATAGGTGCCAAGGCCCAAACAAAGCCCAATCCAGAAATCATATGTATTATCCCTTGTTCTCTTTTCGACAAAACAGGAAGATCCTCCTTCTCCTGCATTTTTAACCAAACCCACGTTTGCAATttgtcttttaaaacttcttctAGAAGCCAATCTATAGTTTTCCAAGATTCCAGACTTCCATTTAATAAACTCTCAATGATTTGAGCCCATGAATCTTCACCAGCCATTGAACTTGTTAGAACATCCGACTCCATTCCAGTGCTTTTACCGTTTTGCCCAATTTTGTCAGATAACAGCATTTGCACAAATCTGACAAGTAATAATAATTCTTCCGGGCTCCTTTTTAATTCGTTTTCTGAGAAGTTGGTTCGCACCTGCATGCTTGGTTTATCAAGATACTCAAACTCCCTGACTTCACTACAAGCCTCTCGATTGCCAGATGTAATACACATAGCAACTTTTCCAGGTGGATGAGGTGGCGCATGACAGGAGATTACTCCCTCTTGAATAATCTTAACAGGGACTTCAGTGTCGCCAAACATACAAATCCATTCATTATTTGATGAATCACATGTAAATGCCCCAATTATGAGTACCTGCATACAACAGAGTTACGAATATTCAACAAGTATAACACAGTACTGACTTGCACCTCTTTGAGGACATGATCAAGGAAAAGATTTCTTGGGGAAGATGGAGAGACTTTTAGGAGAGAGTATAGTGGTACACTTCTCGCATCGGCTTTTgggataaaaaaaaaattagaccGTGATGCGATTTTTACGTGTCATTAGTCCTTGTACATGTTTTTCAAACGCAataccaaacacccccttaattgGTATCTAAATCTATTAAGGGGAAAAATTGATGTTTACCTAATTAACAACTGCATTAAATTTACATATCTTATGTTATTGTTTTTTGTTTGTGGACAATTTTTTAAGATGGTGGTGGTCTAATGTTAATGACTATATTACAGAACCAATTCTTCTATAATAATAACAGAAAAAGTGCAAAGAAAATATGACAGGAATATATGCACTTACACAACCATTATAAACTGACTTGGCACAATTGTAAAATTATAAAGGATAAAAGGAATAAAAAAACAAGTGAAAATATAACTTCAATGAATTTACCTTTGTTGGCTCGGTCACATAGCCCCACTCAGGGGATATTTCACGAATACTAAATTTCTGCACTTGTGCAATGGTTAAACTTGAATCTGATGTGAGCGGTGTTTCAATTTGACCTTGGTCAAACAATGTGGAGTACAAGTCTGCATCACTTTGAAACATATTTTTCGGAGGGATGTAACCGGGAAACGTTGAATCTTCAAGTTCTTGAGATAAAAATATGGATGCTggaaatacaaaataaaaaaaaaaataggccAATATTTTAATCTTGGGATAACAATATGGATGCGGGaaatacaaattaaaaaaattaggCCAATGTTTTAATAATTTAGATTTAAGATCATATTTAAGACATTAGTTACTAGAATAAAAAGGAGTTGTTTTGTTTGTGAGTAGGACCAGATCTGACCATTTTGCAACCTTAATTTTACAATTGTGCCAACTGCCAAGTCAGTTTAAtgttttaatatatttatttactgcaaAAGAAACTAAAGAGGCAGCAGATTTACAATCATTACTTGCACCAGTATCTCCAGAATGGTGCTTCACTTGATCTTCCATTATATCGCCTTGTGATTGAGGTAAAAGCACTTCCTGTTGACGAACAACAATGACACATACTCTAATAAGAGGAATGAAAAGAAATGTAAAAATACCAAGTATGAGTAGTAGAAGATTAAGTGTCAATCACAAGTAGGGCGTAAGTGAGCTCAGGCTTGAAGCATAGAGCTCGATTAGGCTCACAACCAGAAACAAGCTCATATACATAAAAAGCGTGTTTTTCcaaagttttaaattaaaaaaatatgtgtaacacacacacgtatatgGGATAAGATAGGATCAAATAAGCTTGTTTGACACAAAAACCATAAAAAGCGTGTTTTTCCAAAGTGACGCATTCTTTTCAAATTGGTGACCGAGCTGCCAAATTTTTAAAAATTAGGCGCTTGTTTGTTGGTTTTATAAAGGTTGTGCATCacttaaaaaaaaacatgtttttgaCGTGTCCTATGTTAGGGGCGCATTTTACAAAAAAAGCCATCCCATATGTacaatataatattataatagAATTAAATGAAGATGTGtgaataataaaatttaaaagcAAATACATGTATAATGATTTCAAATTTTTATTTGACAAACAAGTTGGACTCAAGCCTGCAAACAGCTGAGCTCAAGCGTAACATGTAACACTCAAAAACAAGTCGCGTTCTCTTAAATTGAATGAGCCAAACTCGAGTACAGCCTGGCTCATTTACACTCCTAATGGTGACACTTTTATGGGCCATTTAAAACTTTTTTCCTACACGTGTGTGCAATGTAGTAGCAACTATCAACAAATAATGTCTCATCATACTGCATGAAAACAAACAGTAAATAAGTGAAGCAGAAAAATAGTGACTAGCTTTTCAGACTAGACAATTAAAATATAATCTCACATTTTGATCTGATGGGTATACGTAATTCTCTAGTGAACCATCATCTGCGGCATTCTCATCGTATTTTAGAATGTCCTTCCAAATTAAAGTTTGCTGACTTGGTAAAGTAAATTCACCCATGGGTGGTTGCTGGTACTGATGCAGTATCGCATGGTCAGTTGTACAGTTGTCCAATGTGTTTAGTTGATCTTCAGCTTTATCCAGAGCTGTTATGGTTGGTTGGCACCCAATTAGGAAGAGGACGATGTAAATACAAAAACTAAAACTAGGCTGGGAGGTGAGAAACCATATGGGGTAACACTATTCACCACACAAAATTTTCATTattcatatataataaaaatgatCAATATAACAAAAAGTGAAAATTAactttaataaaaacatcttatAAAAATACTGTCACCGAGTGGCATAAATGTTTGGTATCATAGGTTCAGCTAAGGCCCCCAATCAACTCTGGGCTTTAAAGACTTGTATAGTTATAAAAACGGTGCCCTCAATCCAATCAATGAGATTACCCCTGATGGCCACTGACCCATTCCACACCCAAAAAATGAATATGAGACTATCAGTAATTTATTTTGTTGGAAATTTAACTTGGTTACTTATGCAATAAGTTGATTTGGGTTGTATCTAACTCAAACAGATCAAATGAatcagaaataaaaaaaaaaatagctaCAGAAGGAACAGGTTGAATGAGTGGGAGTTGAAAGTCGATTAGCCCACAGTCTACTTATAATTTGATTCAAAGATTAAAGTTATTACTATATAGATTTGTAATCATAACTAACACATTCATAATCTATAACGAGTTTTAAAATTATTTGTGACCGGACTAAATTTGACATGTTTCAACCCTTTACCCAACCCAAAACATGACCCACCACATTGTCGATTTTTATATATCTGAAATACACTATATACTGTGTATGTACATGTTTTGATGGTTATGAGGAAAACAAACCTGGATATTGTAGAGACACATAATCATCTGAACCATAGTGCAACCCCTCAGATCCACTATAACTTTGCTCATTAATTGTTAGCCCTACGTCATTGTCGTCATAACATATTCCAACATCTTTCAAGCCATCCAAACTTAACTGCTCCTCGAGCCTTCTCAAAGCCTGATTAATTTGGAGATCAGGTGAAGGATCAGTTTCCTCAATTCTTTCTATTAGATTCGGGCGATGTGATGTTGTAAGAACACTTTGACTAGCTTCTATCGAAGTAGGACCCGCAGACAGGCTGGTGTAAGGTTCATCAAATTCACTAGCAGAGGGTGATATAAGCTGAGTGGTGTAGGAATGGGAACTCTGAATTATATTAGAAGATCCCAAAGTCAAACTTGAAATGGGCCCTGCACTATGCTTGCCCTGCAAATTaccattttcttttattttaatatGAATCATACTCCTCCAATCCTCCCATCACAAAATTACTCTTCATATTTCTCTTTTAGTTTGTCCCAAATGATTTTCCTTTCTCAACTACGGGTAGTAATAATTTACTAATATCCCATTTACTCTTGTCATGAAACACTGTGTGTTTTTCATTTATGTGCGGAGGGTAAATTTATTTTCCTAATCTAAATTAGGTATCAAACAATAAATGTACATGTCTTGAATTGTGTTTTTTCTTGCGTTCGGATAATGAATTTATGACGGAGGGAGTAACAAATAACCAACAGGGAAAGAATTTCATATTTGAAATAACATAGTTATTAAGTGGTCAAAAAATAATACTAAAATGCTGGTCAAATCTTAATCAGGAAAAACGGCTTGAAAGAAGGAAAGAAAATACACAAGATTTGCGGTTACTTGGCACATAAAGGAAGCACG
The sequence above is drawn from the Helianthus annuus cultivar XRQ/B chromosome 12, HanXRQr2.0-SUNRISE, whole genome shotgun sequence genome and encodes:
- the LOC110896128 gene encoding calmodulin-binding transcription activator 4 isoform X1, whose protein sequence is MMMSGYNIKDLIQEAQFRWLRPGEVLFILENYEETQLNHEPPQKPPSGSLFLFNKRVLRFFRKDGHSWRKKKDGKNVGEAHERLKVGNVEALNCYYAHGEENPNFQRRSYWMLDTAMEHIVLVHYRDITIGKHSAGPISSLTLGSSNIIQSSHSYTTQLISPSASEFDEPYTSLSAGPTSIEASQSVLTTSHRPNLIERIEETDPSPDLQINQALRRLEEQLSLDGLKDVGICYDDNDVGLTINEQSYSGSEGLHYGSDDYVSLQYPALDKAEDQLNTLDNCTTDHAILHQYQQPPMGEFTLPSQQTLIWKDILKYDENAADDGSLENYVYPSDQNEVLLPQSQGDIMEDQVKHHSGDTGASNDSSIFLSQELEDSTFPGYIPPKNMFQSDADLYSTLFDQGQIETPLTSDSSLTIAQVQKFSIREISPEWGYVTEPTKVLIIGAFTCDSSNNEWICMFGDTEVPVKIIQEGVISCHAPPHPPGKVAMCITSGNREACSEVREFEYLDKPSMQVRTNFSENELKRSPEELLLLVRFVQMLLSDKIGQNGKSTGMESDVLTSSMAGEDSWAQIIESLLNGSLESWKTIDWLLEEVLKDKLQTWVWLKMQEKEDLPVLSKREQGIIHMISGLGFVWALAPILKSGVGINFRDVNGWTALHWAARFGREKMIAELLASGAYAGAVTDPSQQDPSGKTAASIAATYGHNGLAGYLAEVALTTHLSSLTLKESELSKCCADVEAERTVNSISNPNFVNTDRLSFKETMAAVRNAAQAASRIQAAFRAHSFRKRKQQQEAAAAASGYDEYGICESDIEGLSAASKVIFGNARDHNAALCIQKKYRGWKGRKDYLAFRKKVVKIQAHVRGHQARKNYEIICWAVGIVEKIVLRWHRKGVGLRGFHLDCVDESENEEDIMKIFRKQKVDVALSEAVSRVVSMVNSSPARQQYRRMLQKYQQAKAERGGLEMEMESGK
- the LOC110896128 gene encoding calmodulin-binding transcription activator 4 isoform X2, producing the protein MMMSGYNIKDLIQEAQFRWLRPGEVLFILENYEETQLNHEPPQKPPSGSLFLFNKRVLRFFRKDGHSWRKKKDGKNVGEAHERLKVGNVEALNCYYAHGEENPNFQRRSYWMLDTAMEHIVLVHYRDITIGKHSAGPISSLTLGSSNIIQSSHSYTTQLISPSASEFDEPYTSLSAGPTSIEASQSVLTTSHRPNLIERIEETDPSPDLQINQALRRLEEQLSLDGLKDVGICYDDNDVGLTINEQSYSGSEGLHYGSDDYVSLQYPALDKAEDQLNTLDNCTTDHAILHQYQQPPMGEFTLPSQQTLIWKDILKYDENAADDGSLENYVYPSDQNEVLLPQSQGDIMEDQVKHHSGDTGATSIFLSQELEDSTFPGYIPPKNMFQSDADLYSTLFDQGQIETPLTSDSSLTIAQVQKFSIREISPEWGYVTEPTKVLIIGAFTCDSSNNEWICMFGDTEVPVKIIQEGVISCHAPPHPPGKVAMCITSGNREACSEVREFEYLDKPSMQVRTNFSENELKRSPEELLLLVRFVQMLLSDKIGQNGKSTGMESDVLTSSMAGEDSWAQIIESLLNGSLESWKTIDWLLEEVLKDKLQTWVWLKMQEKEDLPVLSKREQGIIHMISGLGFVWALAPILKSGVGINFRDVNGWTALHWAARFGREKMIAELLASGAYAGAVTDPSQQDPSGKTAASIAATYGHNGLAGYLAEVALTTHLSSLTLKESELSKCCADVEAERTVNSISNPNFVNTDRLSFKETMAAVRNAAQAASRIQAAFRAHSFRKRKQQQEAAAAASGYDEYGICESDIEGLSAASKVIFGNARDHNAALCIQKKYRGWKGRKDYLAFRKKVVKIQAHVRGHQARKNYEIICWAVGIVEKIVLRWHRKGVGLRGFHLDCVDESENEEDIMKIFRKQKVDVALSEAVSRVVSMVNSSPARQQYRRMLQKYQQAKAERGGLEMEMESGK